A window of Leptotrichia wadei contains these coding sequences:
- the galU gene encoding UTP--glucose-1-phosphate uridylyltransferase GalU, with the protein MSIKKIRKAVIPAAGLGTRVLPATKAQPKEMLVIVDKPALQYLVEELLEAGIEEILIITGRNKGSIENHFDYSYELERTLEENGKKDLLKVVNHISEMSNIYYVRQKKPLGLGHAISCAESFVGDEPFVVLLGDDIIYTDREKGQFPVTKQLIEKYNELQGGTILGVQEVPHKNVSKYGIIKPLKQFDEKTVIVEDFVEKPLVNEAPSNLAALGRYVLEPEIFSYLKNTKPGKGGEIQLTDAILAMKNNGEKLYAYNFDGLRYDTGDKFGMFVANVEFGLRHEELKDRVKEYLKNLIKEL; encoded by the coding sequence ATGAGCATAAAAAAAATAAGAAAAGCCGTTATACCAGCAGCAGGACTTGGAACAAGAGTTTTGCCTGCGACAAAAGCACAGCCTAAGGAAATGCTTGTAATTGTCGATAAACCTGCATTACAGTATCTTGTGGAGGAACTTTTGGAGGCTGGAATTGAAGAAATTCTAATTATTACTGGAAGAAATAAAGGATCAATTGAAAATCATTTTGATTATTCATATGAACTTGAAAGAACTTTGGAAGAAAATGGGAAAAAAGACCTTTTAAAAGTGGTAAATCATATTTCTGAGATGTCAAATATTTATTATGTGCGTCAGAAAAAGCCATTGGGATTAGGACATGCAATAAGTTGCGCAGAATCTTTTGTGGGAGATGAGCCATTTGTTGTGCTCTTAGGAGATGACATTATTTACACAGATAGAGAGAAAGGGCAGTTTCCTGTAACAAAACAGCTTATAGAAAAATATAATGAACTGCAAGGAGGAACAATTTTAGGAGTTCAGGAAGTTCCTCACAAAAATGTCTCAAAATATGGAATAATAAAACCATTGAAGCAATTTGATGAAAAGACAGTTATTGTAGAGGATTTTGTTGAGAAGCCATTAGTTAATGAAGCTCCGAGTAATCTTGCTGCATTGGGACGTTACGTATTAGAGCCTGAAATTTTTTCGTATTTAAAAAATACAAAACCTGGAAAAGGGGGAGAAATACAACTGACAGATGCAATTTTAGCAATGAAAAACAATGGTGAAAAATTATATGCCTATAATTTTGACGGGTTAAGATATGATACTGGAGATAAATTTGGAATGTTTGTTGCAAATGTCGAATTTGGACTTAGACATGAAGAATTAAAGGATAGAGTAAAAGAATATTTGAAAAATTTAATAAAAGAATTATAA
- a CDS encoding aldo/keto reductase: MKTTKIQEIDVPKVALGTWSWGFGGIAGGDSIFGNKLGKDELKPVFDRAMDLGLKLWDTATVYASGQSETILGEFVKDRSDAIISTKFTPELAEERGDNAIFEFLDKSLERLNKKVIDIYWIHNTKDMEKWAPKLVDVLKSGKVKKVGVSNHNLEQIKYVNNLLKEAGFQLHAIQNHFSLLYRTIETTGILDYCKENNIAVFSYMVLEQGALSGKYTKENPLPAGTRRGEAFPPETLAKLEPLFYEMKILGGKYSATIPEIATAWAIAKGTIPIIGVTKPNQVDDAKRAASVELSDEDVELMDRVAISTGVTVKGEWESSM, from the coding sequence ATGAAAACAACAAAAATACAGGAAATAGATGTGCCTAAAGTAGCACTAGGAACTTGGTCTTGGGGATTTGGAGGAATTGCTGGAGGAGATTCGATTTTTGGAAATAAATTAGGAAAAGATGAATTGAAACCAGTTTTTGATAGAGCAATGGATTTGGGACTAAAATTGTGGGATACTGCCACTGTTTATGCGAGTGGTCAATCTGAAACTATTTTGGGAGAATTTGTAAAAGATAGAAGTGATGCGATAATTTCTACAAAATTTACACCTGAACTTGCTGAAGAAAGAGGAGATAATGCGATTTTTGAATTTCTTGATAAAAGTTTAGAAAGATTGAATAAGAAAGTTATTGATATTTATTGGATACATAATACAAAAGATATGGAGAAATGGGCACCTAAATTGGTTGATGTGTTAAAATCAGGAAAAGTGAAAAAAGTAGGGGTTTCTAATCACAATTTAGAACAAATAAAATATGTGAATAATCTTTTGAAAGAAGCTGGATTTCAGTTACACGCTATTCAAAATCATTTTAGCTTACTTTACAGAACAATTGAAACAACTGGAATTTTAGATTATTGCAAGGAAAACAATATCGCAGTATTTTCGTATATGGTACTGGAACAAGGTGCTTTATCTGGGAAATATACAAAAGAAAATCCATTGCCAGCTGGAACAAGAAGGGGTGAAGCATTCCCACCTGAAACTTTGGCAAAATTGGAGCCATTATTTTATGAAATGAAAATTTTAGGTGGAAAATATTCTGCAACAATTCCTGAAATTGCGACTGCTTGGGCGATTGCAAAAGGAACTATTCCAATAATCGGAGTTACAAAACCTAATCAAGTTGACGATGCCAAAAGGGCTGCAAGTGTTGAATTAAGTGATGAAGATGTTGAGCTTATGGATAGAGTAGCTATTAGTACAGGTGTTACTGTGAAAGGTGAATGGGAAAGTTCAATGTAA